Proteins from one Cicer arietinum cultivar CDC Frontier isolate Library 1 chromosome 3, Cicar.CDCFrontier_v2.0, whole genome shotgun sequence genomic window:
- the LOC101491115 gene encoding uncharacterized protein isoform X2, translating to MEVKDQAMNSKQKKEKSSKAERRDLQEAQRAAKAAVKAEGNKPSGSVTSVNLKSAKAAKPPQKVDNTSIAASEKKGGDRPSEKDRKKDVPHPRLQYDDKSRVEKAKRRAVVNQTEARNRVELFRHLPQYEHGSQLPDLEAKFFQIDPVHPSVYKVGLQYLSGDISGGNARCIAMLQAFQDAIKDYAVPPEKTLVRDLTAKISSYVSFLIECRPLSISMGNAIRFLKSRITKLPPTLSESESKTSLQSDIEHFINEKIILANKVIVNHAVTKIRDGDVLLTYGSSSAVEMILLHAHELGKQFRVVVVDSRPRLQGKVLLRRLVEKGLSCTYTHVNAVSYIMHEVTRVFLGASSVLSNGTVYSGVGTACVAMVAHVYHVPVIVCCEAYKFHERVQLDSICSNELGDPDVISKVPGREDVNLLDAWANTENLQLLNLMYDATPSDYVSMIVTDYGMIPPTSVPVVVREYSREQVWM from the exons ATGGAAGTGAAAGACCAAGCTATGAATTCAAAACAGAAGAAAGAGAAGTCCTCAAAAGCTGAAAGACGTGATCTTCAAGAAGCTCAACGAGCTGCAAAGGCTGCTGTAAAAG CTGAAGGAAACAAGCCATCTGGATCTGTGACTTCAGTGAATTTAAAATCAGCTAAAGCTGCAAAGCCCCCACAAAAAGTTGATAATACTTCTATTGCGGCTTCTGAGAAGAAGGGAGGTGATCGTCCATCAGAAAAGGATAGGAAAAAAGATGTTCCTCATCCACGCTTGCAATATGATGATAAGAGTAGAGTGGAGAAAGCTAAGCGTCGTGCTGTGGTAAACCAAACTGAAGCCAGGAACAGAGTGGAACTATTCAGACATTTGCCACAGTATGAACATGGGAGTCAGCTTCCTGATCTTGAGGCAAAGTTTTTCCAGATTGATCCTGTGCATCCTTCCGTTTATAAG GTTGGTTTGCAGTACCTGTCTGGAGATATATCTGGTGGCAATGCTCGTTGTATTGCTATGCTTCAAGCATTTCAGGATGCCATCAAAGACTACGCAGTTCCACCTGAGAAGACCCTTGTGAGAGACTTGACAGCAAAAATAAGTAGCTATGTTTCATTCCTTATCGAGTGTCGACCTCTTTCAATCAGTATGGGAAATGCAATTAGATTTCTCAAAAGTCGAATCACAAAGCTACCTCCGACACTGTCTGAGTCAGAATCAAAAACTTCTCTTCAATCTGATATTGAACATTTTATAAATGAGAAGATTATACTTGCCAACAAGGTGATAGTAAATCATGCTGTCACAAAAATAAGAGATGGTGATGTTCTTCTTACATACGGGTCATCGTCAGCAGTTGAAATGATACTGTTACATGCACATGAGTTAGGGAAACAGTTTCGAGTTGTAGTAGTAGACTCTCGTCCAAGGCTTCAAGGGAAAGTTTTGCTTCGAAGACTAGTGGAGAAAGGTCTTAGTTGTACATACACTCATGTAAATGCTGTTTCCTACATAATGCATGAAGTTACCCGAGTTTTTCTGGGTGCTTCATCAGTGTTGTCTAATGGAACAGTTTATTCAGGAGTTGGGACTGCATGTGTTGCAATGGTTGCTCATGTGTACCATGTCCCTGTTATAGTTTGTTGCGAGGCTTATAAATTTCATGAAAGGGTCCAGCTTGATTCAATATGCTCCAATGAACTTG GTGATCCAGATGTCATTTCAAAGGTTCCTGGTAGAGAGGATGTTAACCTCTTAGATGCTTGGGCCAATACTGAAAATCTGCAACTTCTAAATCTGAT GTATGATGCAACACCTTCAGATTATGTTTCAATGATAGTTACAGATTATGGCATG ATCCCTCCCACAAGTGTTCCTGTAGTTGTAAGGGAATATAGCAGAGAACAGGTGTGGATGTAA
- the LOC101491115 gene encoding uncharacterized protein isoform X3, with protein sequence MVGLQYLSGDISGGNARCIAMLQAFQDAIKDYAVPPEKTLVRDLTAKISSYVSFLIECRPLSISMGNAIRFLKSRITKLPPTLSESESKTSLQSDIEHFINEKIILANKVIVNHAVTKIRDGDVLLTYGSSSAVEMILLHAHELGKQFRVVVVDSRPRLQGKVLLRRLVEKGLSCTYTHVNAVSYIMHEVTRVFLGASSVLSNGTVYSGVGTACVAMVAHVYHVPVIVCCEAYKFHERVQLDSICSNELGDPDVISKVPGREDVNLLDAWANTENLQLLNLMYDATPSDYVSMIVTDYGMIPPTSVPVVVREYSREQVWM encoded by the exons ATG GTTGGTTTGCAGTACCTGTCTGGAGATATATCTGGTGGCAATGCTCGTTGTATTGCTATGCTTCAAGCATTTCAGGATGCCATCAAAGACTACGCAGTTCCACCTGAGAAGACCCTTGTGAGAGACTTGACAGCAAAAATAAGTAGCTATGTTTCATTCCTTATCGAGTGTCGACCTCTTTCAATCAGTATGGGAAATGCAATTAGATTTCTCAAAAGTCGAATCACAAAGCTACCTCCGACACTGTCTGAGTCAGAATCAAAAACTTCTCTTCAATCTGATATTGAACATTTTATAAATGAGAAGATTATACTTGCCAACAAGGTGATAGTAAATCATGCTGTCACAAAAATAAGAGATGGTGATGTTCTTCTTACATACGGGTCATCGTCAGCAGTTGAAATGATACTGTTACATGCACATGAGTTAGGGAAACAGTTTCGAGTTGTAGTAGTAGACTCTCGTCCAAGGCTTCAAGGGAAAGTTTTGCTTCGAAGACTAGTGGAGAAAGGTCTTAGTTGTACATACACTCATGTAAATGCTGTTTCCTACATAATGCATGAAGTTACCCGAGTTTTTCTGGGTGCTTCATCAGTGTTGTCTAATGGAACAGTTTATTCAGGAGTTGGGACTGCATGTGTTGCAATGGTTGCTCATGTGTACCATGTCCCTGTTATAGTTTGTTGCGAGGCTTATAAATTTCATGAAAGGGTCCAGCTTGATTCAATATGCTCCAATGAACTTG GTGATCCAGATGTCATTTCAAAGGTTCCTGGTAGAGAGGATGTTAACCTCTTAGATGCTTGGGCCAATACTGAAAATCTGCAACTTCTAAATCTGAT GTATGATGCAACACCTTCAGATTATGTTTCAATGATAGTTACAGATTATGGCATG ATCCCTCCCACAAGTGTTCCTGTAGTTGTAAGGGAATATAGCAGAGAACAGGTGTGGATGTAA